In Phacochoerus africanus isolate WHEZ1 chromosome 1, ROS_Pafr_v1, whole genome shotgun sequence, the following are encoded in one genomic region:
- the CARD6 gene encoding caspase recruitment domain-containing protein 6, with product MSFKEKEHLDLETSESFTDKKTACPRVSAWSSKENNPPKSTAPQLVENVEYEFLATRNTEYLQDGWRYEEPDDSLYLGKEEYLESFGYSEDVETTVEEEAYDDTECLVYYGEEDSMYSETVEFSDEQHSEDSETGVLLEKEEEKSAAERKKVFEDVLACLNLDRSRKLLPDFVKQFSLDRGCGWVPNTMGDLAWNFLMKVQALDMTARDSILRHKILGNESEEEFLTGIENLEIRETETINPLDVLCASMLCSDSSLQREVMSNMYQCQFALPLLLPDAENNKSILMLGAMKDIVTEQSTQPSGGPTEGTEKLLTLMKMPVISFVRLGYCSFSKSRILNTLLSPAHLKSHKVFLHQDLPVLVLPRQISDGLVEITWCFPDSDGLKENSSFFQKPVAVANLRGDLKSFWTQFGFLMEVSSAVFFFTDSLGEKEWNLLMFLGEAAIERCYFVLSPQAKESEEAQIFQRILNLKPTQLLFWEEEEAEEKGRNMEGLQAALQEVMAASLRCVSVEDMASLARELGIQVDQDFENIQGIQISPSEDLAGITEDEGQQRYSQPKSSSESPAETSRREPGAGGEINQNLQNFHTPPVFMFHSKNPCPLPTRTGGHFNPVSLKAPWVMGSHFWTEQRPQWFYPLPFQNTKACSPGKNLGIQYFQPQRLYSGERFMKFSRKLRGCHAGRTFGRPPRPRCAQAWPERPQVKYSTYKPSQPVFPQPKHTQTKPAQSQSTPAQCSLSRPTQPKLYKPQSHQPKPSQPQSSQHKPSQPEPSQAKPSSSKPTQPKLYRPQSHQPKPSQPQSSQAKPSPSKPTQPNSFKPQSSQSKPSQPQSSQAKPSPSKPTQPKPYKPQSSQAKPSQPRCTQPKSSHTSPSQAKAYSPRAGPKSVGKH from the exons ATGTCCTTCAAAGAGAAGGAACACTTGGATTTGGAAACCTCTGAGTCGttcacagacaagaaaactgCTTGTCCAAGAGTCTCTGCTTGGTCCTCAAAGGAAAACAACCCACCAAAGTCCACAGCACCACAATTGGTTGAGAATGTTGAATATGAATTTCTAGCAACTAGAAATACTGAGTATTTACAGGATGGATGGAGATATGAAGAGCCAGATGATTCTTTATACTTAGGAAAAGAGGAATATCTAGAATCTTTTGGATACTCTGAAGATGTAGAAACCACCGTGGAAGAGGAGGCTTATGATGACACAGAGTGCCTTGTCTATTATGGGGAAGAGGACTCTATGTATTCAGAAACCGTAGAGTTCTCTGATGAACAACATTCTGAAGATTCAGAAACTGGCGTGTTattagagaaggaagaggagaaaagtgcGGCAG aaagaaaaaaggtgtttGAAGATGTCCTGGCCTGTTTGAACCTGGATCGGAGCAGAAAACTTCTGCCGGATTTCGTTAAACAATTTTCCTTAGACCGAGGATGTGGGTGGGTACCTAACACTATGGGTGACTTAGCCTGGAATTTCCTGATGAAAGTTCAAGCACTGGATATGACAGCCAGAGATTCAATCCTTAGACACAAGATTCTGGGTAATGAGAGCGAAGAGGAATTTCTAACTGGAATAGAGAATTTGgaaatcagagaaacagaaaccatTAATCCCCTTGATGTCCTGTGTGCCTCTATGCTGTGTTCAGACAGCTCTTTGCAACGCGAAGTCATGTCAAACATGTATCAATGCCAGTTTGCTCTTCCCCTGCTACTGCCAGATGCAGAAAACAACAAGAGCATTTTAATGCTGGGTGCCATGAAGGACATTGTGACGGAGCAGTCAACACAGCCTTCAGGAGGTCCTACGGAGGGTACAGAAAAGCTTCTGACTCTCATGAAGATGCCCGTCATCTCTTTTGTGCGTCTAGGATACTGTAGCTTCTCCAAGTCCAGAATCCTCAACACACTGCTCAGCCCTGCCCACCTGAAATCACACAAAGTCTTTCTCCATCAGGATTTGCCTGTTCTAGTGCTTCCCCGGCAGATCTCTGATGGTCTGGTTGAAATAACCTGGTGTTTTCCTGATAGCGATGGTTTAAAGGAAAACTCCAGTTTTTTCCAGAAGCCTGTTGCTGTGGCCAACCTTCGCGGAGATCTAAAAAGTTTTTGGACACAGTTTGGTTTCTTGATGGAAGTTTCCTCAGCTGTGTTTTTTTTCACTGACAGCCTAGGTGAGAAGGAATGGAATCTACTGATGTTTTTAGGAGAAGCTGCTATTGAAAGATGCTACTTTGTCCTCAGTCCCCAGGCCAAGGAGAGTGAAGAGGCTCAGATTTTCCAGAGGATCCTGAACTTGAAACCAACACAGCTGCTGttttgggaggaggaggaagctgaagagaaagggaggaacaTGGAGGGCCTTCAAGCTGCCCTCCAGGAAGTGATGGCTGCTTCACTCAGGTGTGTGTCTGTAGAGGACATggcctccctggccagggagttgGGGATCCAGGTAGACCAAGACTTTGAAAACATTCAGGGGATTCAAATTTCCCCTAGTGAAGACTTAGCTGGAATAACTGAAGATGAAGGACAACAAAGATACAGTCAGCCAAAAAGCTCATCTGAAAGCCCTGCTGAGACATCCAGAAGAGAGCCTGGAGCTGGAGGTGAGATCAACCAGAATCTTCAGAATTTCCACACCCCCCCAGTATTCATGTTTCATTCAAAAAACCCCTGTCCTTTACCAACCAGAACCGGAGGTCACTTTAACCCTGTTTCTTTGAAAGCCCCCTGGGTCATGGGTTCCCACTTTTGGACAGAGCAGAGGCCTCAGTGGTTCTATCCTTTGCCCTTTCAGAATACAAAGGCCTGTAGTCCAGGTAAAAATTTGGGGATTCAATACTTCCAACCCCAGAGACTTTATTCAGGTGAAAGGTTTATGAAATTTTCAAGAAAACTTCGGGGATGTCATGCAGGTAGAACTTTTGGGAGGCCACCAAGACCCAGGTGTGCACAGGCCTGGCCTGAGAGACCACAGGtcaaatattccacatataaaccaTCCCAACCTGTGTTCCCTCAACCCAAGCACACTCAGACAAAACCCGCCCAGTCCCAGTCCACTCCAGCTCAATGTTCTCTATCCAGACCTACTCAGCCCAAGCTGTACAAGCCCCAGTCCCACCAACCTAAGCCTTCTCAGCCCCAGTCCTCCCAACATAAGCCTTCTCAACCCGAGCCCTCCCAAGCTAAGCCCTCCTCATCCAAACCCACTCAGCCCAAGCTGTACAGGCCCCAGTCCCACCAACCTAAGCCTTCTCAGCCCCAGTCCTCCCAAGCTAAGCCCTCTCCATCCAAACCTACTCAGCCCAATTCATTCAAGCCCCAGTCCTCCCAGTCAAAGCCTTCTCAGCCCCAGTCCTCCCAAGCTAAGCCCTCTCCATCCAAACCCACTCAGCCCAAGCCATATAAGCCCCAGTCCTCCCAAGCTAAGCCTTCTCAGCCCAGATGTACTCAACCCAAGTCATCTCACACCAGTCCTTCACAGGCTAAGGCATATTCCCCAAGAGCAGGGCCCAAGAGTGTAGGGAAGCATTAA
- the RPL37 gene encoding 60S ribosomal protein L37, translating into MTKGTSSFGKRRNKTHTLCRRCGSKAYHLQKSTCGKCGYPAKRKRKYNWSAKAKRRNTTGTGRMRHLKIVYRRFRHGFREGTTPKPKRAAVAASSSS; encoded by the exons ATG ACGAAGGGAACGTCATCGTTTGGAAAGCGTCGGAATAAGACGCACACGTTGTGCCGCCGCTGTGGCTCTAAGGCCTACCATCTCCAGAAGTCGACCTGTGGCAAGTGTGGCTACCCTGCCAAGCGAAAGAGGAAGT atAACTGGAGTGCGAAAGCTAAAAGACGAAACACCACCGGGACTGGTCGAATGAGGCACCTAAAAATTGTATATCGCAGATTCAG GCATGGATTCCGTGAAGGAACAACACCTAAACCCAAGAGGGCAGCTGTTGCGGCATCCAGTTCATCTTAA